The segment TTTTCGGCCTATAAGACGCGCGCGATCGAGCAGACCTATCCTAATATCGGCGAGCTGACCGATATCGGCGAATTCCGCATGAACGCCTTGCATTTGCCGCCCCCAGCCACCGCCGATCTGCCGCCGCTGATCTTCATCCACGGTGCCAGCGGCAATCTGCGCGATCAGTTCGAAGCCTTTGCCGGCCCGCTCGCCGGCCGGGCGGAAATGCTGTTCGTCGATCGGCCCGGCCATGGCTATTCCGAACGCGGTGGCCCGGAAAATGCCTTGCCCTCCGGCCAGGCCGACGCTATCGCGAGATTGATGGAGAAACGCGGCATCGAGAGCGCCATCATCGTCGGCCATTCCTTCGGCGGCGCCATCGCCGCAGCCTTCGGCATGCGTCATCCGGATAAGACGATCGGCCTGCTCTTCCTGGCGCCGGCGACCCATCCGTGGCCGGGTGGAATCGACTGGTACTATACGCTCGCCGCCATGCCGGTCTTCGGCTGGCTCTTCGCCCATCTGCTCGTGATGCCGATCGGCCTGCAACGTGTCGAAAGCAGTACGCTCAGCGTCTTCCGCCCCAATCAGCGGCCAGTCGATTACGTGGCAAAGACCGCGCCGGAGCTGGTGCTGCGGCCAAGAGCTTTTATCAACAACGCAGCCGACGTTGCCAACCTCTTCGCCTATGTTTCCGCCCAAGCACCCCGCTATCGCGAGATCACGGCGCCGACCGTCATCATCACCGGCGACAGCGACGATATCGTCATGGAAGAGCTGCATTCGCGCGGTTTGGCGCGGGATATCGCCGGTGCCGAGCTCGTCACCATCCGTCATCTCGGCCACAAGCCAGACTATGTCGCGACAGACGTGGTCATCGCGGCAATGGAGCATCTCGCCGGCCAATCACGCGATCTCCGCGCGTTCGCGCGGGAGGCAGAAGCCCGCCTTGCTCGCCTGAAGACCACGCTGGCGACCGAAGCCGCCGCCACTCAGACGGTCACCAGTTCGTAGGTCGGCGCGTCGTCAAACACCCGCCCTTGCGGCGTGGCATCCACCGTTTGCCGCACGGCTTGCAACATGATCGAAACCAGCCGCTCCGTCGCCGGGTTCGCTTCCGCTTCGGCGCGATGCAGCACGAGATCGAGCTTCGGCAGCGGTGGGAGGCCGGCTTCGGCTGGCGCCAGAAGCCGCACCTTATCCGGCAAACCCAACGGCGTGCGCACCGTCACGCCCAACCCTGCCGCCGTCGCGGCCCAGAGCCCGCCAAGGCTGGGGCTGACGAAGGAAATGCGCCAGCCGATGCCGGCATGGTCCAGCACCTTGGTCGCGATGGTCCGCAGCAGGCAGGGCGCTTCCAGTGACGCGAGCGGCAGCGGCTCGCCGCTATCGGCACGCCATTGCACGGCACCATGCGCCGGGCCGACCCAGCACATCGGCACTTCCGCGATCCGATCGGTATGGGCAGTGCGAAAACCGTCGCTCCAGGCGAGCGCCAGGTCGAGCTTGCCGGACGTCACGCGCTCGATCAGCTCCGCATTTCGCACCACGCGCGCCTCGATCCGCACCTTCGGATGGGCGCGGGCAAAGCGGCCGAGCACTTCGGGCAACAGCGTCTCGCCGAAATCCTCCTGCAGGCCAAGACGAACCCAGCCTTCCAGATCGGCGCCATGGATCGCGGTCGCCGCCTCGTCGTTGAGATCCAGCAATCGCCGCGCATAGCCAAGCATCGTTTCGCCAGCCTCCGTCAGCGCCAGCCCGCGCCCGGCCTTACGGAAGATCGGCGTGCCCGCCTGTTCCTCCAGCTTCCTAAGCTGCGCACTGATTGCGGACGTCGAACGCCCCAGCCGCTCGGCGGCCTTGGCGAAACTGCCAAGCTCCATGCCTGTCACGAAGCTGCGGAGGACGTCGAGGTCGAAGATAACTTTCCGCATGATCAATGATCCATATTTTTGGGACTATTCGTCAATTATTATCTGATTTTCTGAACGATTATCCCGTGACATGGTGAGGCCGTCAAGTAGACCTGATGACAGGAGCAAACCATGCCATTCACGCGCATTTCCCTTCTCCGTGGCAAGTCGCCGCAATATCTGCAGGCGCTTTCGGATAATTTCCACCGCGCCATGGTCGAGACCTTCGACGTGCCGCCCACGGATCGCTTCCAGGAGATCCATCAGTTGGAGCCGAACGAGCTGATCTTCGACCGCACCTATCTCGGCGGCCCGCGCTCGGACGACTACGTCTTCTTCCAGATCACCATCGGCAAGCCGCGCTCCACTGAGGTCAAGAAGGCCTTCTATCGCCGCCTTGTCGCCCTCCTGGCGGATGCGCCGGGTGTGCGGCCCGAAGATATCATGATCAATATCATCACCACGACGCGCGAGGACTGGTCCTTTGCAGACGGGATCGCGCAGATGATCGAACAGGCCTGACAATGATGAACCGGACAAGCATTCGACAGCCGCTGCCGATCCATCGCGCCGGCACCGCCACCCAGCGTTCGCCGGAAGGCATTGCCAATGCGCCCTTCTGGGTGGAAATGCTGGTTCAAAACAACGAAGACGGCGGGCTCACTGCCATGCGCTGCACGCTCGAACCCGGCACCATGACACGCTGGCACACACATCCACACGGCCAAATCCTCTATGTGCTGTCAGGTGTCGGCCTTGCGCAGCGCGACAACGAACCGCCCGAGGAGCTGCGCGCCGGCGATTGCATTAACTTCGCACCCGGCGAGCGTCATCGACATGGCGCAACGCCGGACAGCACTTTCGCCTATATCAGCATCCAAGCTCAACAGAACGGCACCGCCGTGACCTGGCTGGAGGATTGACCATGATCGCCATGCAATACAGCTTCACCCTGCCTACCGATTACGACATGGAGATCATCCACCGCCGCATCCGCGACAGGGGGCCCATGCTCGACGATTTTCCGGGGCTGAAGTTCAAGGCCTATCTTTCCGCGAGGAAAGGCGATGCCAGGACGGGAAGCCGCGAGAATCTCTATGCACCCTTCTATGTCTGGGAAAAGGATGAGGGCTTGAGCAACTTCATCTGCGGTCCCGGCTTTGTCGGGCTGACGGAGAGTTTCGGCTGGCCGCAGGTGAAGACCTGGGTCGTCTGGCGCGCCGACATCTCACCGGATATTCGCAGTGCCCGGTACGCCACCCGAGAGATTTTTCAAACGGAGCCCTATGCGCCGCTTGCTGAAATTCGTGAGCGCGAAAGCGATGAGGCGGCTGGCGAGGTCGCGCGCGGCGAAGCGCTTGCCTCCGTCGCCGCGTTCGAACCGACCAGTTGGACGCGGGTGCGTTTCCGTCTGCTCGCCGATCTGCCAAAAGACATTTTGACGCCAGGCATCCAGGCCTACGATGTTGGCCACCTTTCCTTGTCGGATGCCGGTTGAAGTGTCACCGGGACAAAGTCGTTGTTTTAAAGAGGCCTGCAGCGTTTTATGGATTGAACAGCCTTTCCGCAGCAGAAGAGTGTTCCCTCCATGGTCGATATTGCAATGATTGAAGCCGCTCGCGACCGCCTCGACGGCCGCGCCCGGCGCACGCCCCTGCTCTCCTCCCCTTTCCTTGATGAAATCGCCGGCCGGCGGCTGTTTGTGAAAGCGGAATGCCTGCAGCATACCGGCTCCTTCAAGTTTCGAGGCGGCTGGTCGGCGGTGTCCGCGCTGGAGCCTTCCGTGCGCGCCAGAGGCGTCATCGCCTTTTCCTCCGGCAATCACGCCCAGGGCGTGGCGCTCGCCGCGCAACTGCACGGCGTTCCCGCCGTCATCGTCATGCCGACGGATGCACCGAAGCTGAAAATCGCCAATACCCGCGCCTTCGGCGCCGAAGTCGTGCTTTATGATCGCATCAACGAGGACCGCGACGCGATCGGCGCACGGCTCTCCGAGGAGCGCGGCCTGACGCTGATCAAGCCTTTCGATGAACCGCTGGTGATCGCCGGCCAGGGAACGACAGGACTCGAAATCGCCGAACAGGCAGCCGAAGAGCGCATCGATACCGCAACTGTACTCGTCCCCTGCGGCGGCGGCGGCCTGACCTCGGGTATTGCGCTGGCGCTTGAAGCCCGCGCTCCTGGCTTCAAAGTACGCCCCTGCGAACCCAAGAACTTTGATGACACGACACGCTCTCTCGCCTCCGGCAAGATCGAACGCAATGCTGCCCTGCAGGGCTCGATCTGCGACGCCATCATCACGCCGCAACCCGGAAACATCACCTTTCCGATCCTGAAGCGCCTTTGCGGCCCCGGTCTGGTGGTAACTGACGAAGAAGCGCTGGACGCCATGGCGCTGGCCTTCACCCGCCTCAAGATCGTGGTCGAGCCCGGCGGCGCCGTAGCGCTGGCGGCCGCCCTCTTCCATGGCAAGGAAATCGACGGCGACACGGTCATCGCGGTCACCTCAGGCGGCAATGTCGATACCGACGTCTTCGAGGCGGCGCTGCGCCGCCACTAAAATTCAACTCGCTGCGCGACGATAAAGCGCCAGCGAACCGGCCAAAGCCAGGAGTGCGCCGCCACAGGCGCGTTCCAGCCATTTCGTGCCTTCC is part of the Rhizobium sp. CB3090 genome and harbors:
- a CDS encoding alpha/beta hydrolase is translated as MIDILLCALVLIPAAAACFSAYKTRAIEQTYPNIGELTDIGEFRMNALHLPPPATADLPPLIFIHGASGNLRDQFEAFAGPLAGRAEMLFVDRPGHGYSERGGPENALPSGQADAIARLMEKRGIESAIIVGHSFGGAIAAAFGMRHPDKTIGLLFLAPATHPWPGGIDWYYTLAAMPVFGWLFAHLLVMPIGLQRVESSTLSVFRPNQRPVDYVAKTAPELVLRPRAFINNAADVANLFAYVSAQAPRYREITAPTVIITGDSDDIVMEELHSRGLARDIAGAELVTIRHLGHKPDYVATDVVIAAMEHLAGQSRDLRAFAREAEARLARLKTTLATEAAATQTVTSS
- a CDS encoding LysR substrate-binding domain-containing protein, which produces MRKVIFDLDVLRSFVTGMELGSFAKAAERLGRSTSAISAQLRKLEEQAGTPIFRKAGRGLALTEAGETMLGYARRLLDLNDEAATAIHGADLEGWVRLGLQEDFGETLLPEVLGRFARAHPKVRIEARVVRNAELIERVTSGKLDLALAWSDGFRTAHTDRIAEVPMCWVGPAHGAVQWRADSGEPLPLASLEAPCLLRTIATKVLDHAGIGWRISFVSPSLGGLWAATAAGLGVTVRTPLGLPDKVRLLAPAEAGLPPLPKLDLVLHRAEAEANPATERLVSIMLQAVRQTVDATPQGRVFDDAPTYELVTV
- a CDS encoding tautomerase family protein, whose protein sequence is MPFTRISLLRGKSPQYLQALSDNFHRAMVETFDVPPTDRFQEIHQLEPNELIFDRTYLGGPRSDDYVFFQITIGKPRSTEVKKAFYRRLVALLADAPGVRPEDIMINIITTTREDWSFADGIAQMIEQA
- a CDS encoding cupin domain-containing protein; protein product: MNRTSIRQPLPIHRAGTATQRSPEGIANAPFWVEMLVQNNEDGGLTAMRCTLEPGTMTRWHTHPHGQILYVLSGVGLAQRDNEPPEELRAGDCINFAPGERHRHGATPDSTFAYISIQAQQNGTAVTWLED
- a CDS encoding DUF4865 family protein, encoding MIAMQYSFTLPTDYDMEIIHRRIRDRGPMLDDFPGLKFKAYLSARKGDARTGSRENLYAPFYVWEKDEGLSNFICGPGFVGLTESFGWPQVKTWVVWRADISPDIRSARYATREIFQTEPYAPLAEIRERESDEAAGEVARGEALASVAAFEPTSWTRVRFRLLADLPKDILTPGIQAYDVGHLSLSDAG
- a CDS encoding threonine/serine dehydratase, with the translated sequence MVDIAMIEAARDRLDGRARRTPLLSSPFLDEIAGRRLFVKAECLQHTGSFKFRGGWSAVSALEPSVRARGVIAFSSGNHAQGVALAAQLHGVPAVIVMPTDAPKLKIANTRAFGAEVVLYDRINEDRDAIGARLSEERGLTLIKPFDEPLVIAGQGTTGLEIAEQAAEERIDTATVLVPCGGGGLTSGIALALEARAPGFKVRPCEPKNFDDTTRSLASGKIERNAALQGSICDAIITPQPGNITFPILKRLCGPGLVVTDEEALDAMALAFTRLKIVVEPGGAVALAAALFHGKEIDGDTVIAVTSGGNVDTDVFEAALRRH